GTGAAAACCTTCAGGCTGCCGGGGGCGACTGTTTCGTTCGCAGGCAGCCGTAGAAGAACTCGGCAAGACGACGTGAAACGCCGCCCTGGAGCGGCGTTTTTCTATTCGGCCGCCGCCAACGGGACAGTTGGGTTTTGTCCTTGCAGCAGCGGTGCCATCGAACGGTAGATTGTTGCGATGGCATCCATGGCCGTTCGCACTGCCGGCTCGCGCCGCAAGTCCCGGTGAACAATGATGTGTTCCGCATTTGTGAGTTCGGGAAGCGGCTCGGTCAGCCGGACCAGGGCAGGGTTCTGATCGCCCATGAACACAGGCAACAGGGCAAGGCCGACACCGGCCTGGGCCATGTTCATCAAGGTGGTCATGGTGTTGGAACGCAGTTTCGGTCTGTCCTGCAAACGTGTCTCCAGCCACCGCATGTGAGACGGGTACCAGAGATCGTCCGGTGCAAATCCAAGCCAGTTGCAGGCAAAATAGCGCTCGTCGCTGTGGGCTGCCGGATTGTCTGCCACATAGCGGGCCGACCCGTAGACCGCGTAGGCGAGGTCCCCGATTTTCCGGGCGATTAGGGTATCGGTTTCCGGCAGGCAATTGCGGATCTGCAGTTCGATGCTGCGCGACTGGTGGTTGACATGCAGGTGACTGGAAATGAGTTCCAGCTCTATGTCCTGCATCAGGTCGGTAAGCTCGGCAAACCGGTCGGACAGGACACGCGCGCGGACTTCATCAACCGCAACCCTGACAACTTTCAGCGCTGAACCGGACAGATCCGGCAGAATACGACTGGCGGCTTCCGCGTTCTTGCGCATGTCGTCGGCAAGCGGGATCAGGCGCAAACCGGCTTCGGTCGGCTTCAGACCAGTCGGCGTCCGGTCAAAAAGCCGCGCTCCAATCCTGTCCTCAAAATTCTTCAGCCGCCGGCTCAGTTGCGGCTGACTGATGTCCAACGAGCGCGCAGCGCCCGAGAGTGATCGCATGCGGGCGGCGGCATCAACAAGTTTCAGATCATCCCAGTTCATGTCCAAGACATACCGAAATGCAGCGGGATGGGCAATGCTATGCGTTTTTGCATGCCCTGCATCTCAAATTCACGGCTGTGGCGGCGTTCTCACACCTGTTAGGAGGGGGGCGAAAAGGAACACCAATTCATGTCCGTCAGTTCGACCTATCGCAGACCCGAAAACACACCTGTTGCGTTGCTTCTGGCGCTTGCTGGCATGTCGGCGTTCACACCGATCTTTGCTGC
This genomic interval from Labrenzia sp. VG12 contains the following:
- a CDS encoding LysR family transcriptional regulator, whose translation is MNWDDLKLVDAAARMRSLSGAARSLDISQPQLSRRLKNFEDRIGARLFDRTPTGLKPTEAGLRLIPLADDMRKNAEAASRILPDLSGSALKVVRVAVDEVRARVLSDRFAELTDLMQDIELELISSHLHVNHQSRSIELQIRNCLPETDTLIARKIGDLAYAVYGSARYVADNPAAHSDERYFACNWLGFAPDDLWYPSHMRWLETRLQDRPKLRSNTMTTLMNMAQAGVGLALLPVFMGDQNPALVRLTEPLPELTNAEHIIVHRDLRREPAVRTAMDAIATIYRSMAPLLQGQNPTVPLAAAE